A stretch of Longimicrobium sp. DNA encodes these proteins:
- a CDS encoding glycosyltransferase family 4 protein — protein sequence MRVAYLSASGRIGGAERALLDLLASLRAAEPDWELHVVVAGEGPLAERAAALGATVHRFPMPRLLEALGDAGGGSRAALLARLLAAAPAGMLWLRRLRGLLRSIAPGVVHTNGFKMHVAAAMAMPERARLVWHIHDYVAARRVMASALRHFADRPAAAVAVSRSVADDVRRVCGAGMRVETVYNAVDLDRFTPEGDRIPLHALAGMPPEAPGTVSVGLVATMGLWKGHDVFLRAISLIPRELPVRAYVVGGRIYATAGSEVDPDELREMAGALGIADRTGFTGFVEDSAAVMRSLDVVVHASTQPEPFGLVIAEAMACGRAVVVSAAGGAAEIVSDGADALAVAPGDAAAMAAAIGRLIGDADLRARLGIAGREKAKREFDRARLAREIVPLYRSLGM from the coding sequence ATGAGGGTCGCGTACCTGAGCGCGTCGGGGCGGATCGGGGGGGCGGAGCGGGCGCTGCTGGACCTGCTTGCCAGCCTCCGCGCGGCCGAGCCCGATTGGGAGCTGCACGTGGTGGTCGCCGGCGAGGGGCCGCTGGCGGAGCGGGCGGCGGCGCTCGGCGCGACCGTCCACCGCTTCCCGATGCCGCGGCTGCTGGAGGCGCTGGGCGACGCGGGCGGCGGCTCGCGCGCGGCGCTGCTGGCGCGGCTCCTGGCCGCGGCGCCCGCGGGGATGCTGTGGCTGCGGCGCCTGCGCGGGCTGCTGCGGTCCATCGCCCCCGGCGTGGTGCACACCAACGGCTTCAAGATGCACGTCGCGGCGGCGATGGCGATGCCGGAGCGCGCGCGGCTCGTCTGGCACATCCACGACTACGTGGCGGCGCGGCGGGTGATGGCATCGGCGCTGCGGCACTTCGCGGATCGCCCCGCCGCCGCGGTCGCCGTCAGCCGGTCCGTGGCCGACGACGTGCGGCGCGTGTGCGGGGCGGGGATGCGCGTGGAGACCGTCTACAACGCGGTCGATCTCGATCGCTTCACGCCCGAGGGCGACCGCATCCCCCTGCACGCGCTGGCGGGGATGCCGCCCGAGGCGCCGGGGACGGTGAGCGTGGGGCTCGTCGCCACGATGGGGCTGTGGAAGGGGCACGACGTCTTCCTGCGCGCCATCTCCCTCATCCCCCGCGAGCTGCCGGTGCGCGCGTACGTGGTGGGCGGGCGCATCTACGCCACCGCGGGGAGCGAGGTGGACCCGGACGAGCTGCGGGAGATGGCGGGCGCGCTGGGGATCGCGGACCGCACGGGCTTCACCGGCTTCGTGGAGGACTCCGCGGCGGTGATGCGCTCGCTGGACGTGGTCGTCCACGCCAGCACGCAGCCGGAGCCGTTCGGGCTGGTGATCGCCGAGGCGATGGCGTGCGGGCGCGCCGTGGTGGTCAGCGCGGCCGGCGGCGCGGCGGAGATCGTGTCGGACGGCGCGGACGCGCTCGCCGTCGCCCCCGGCGACGCGGCGGCGATGGCGGCGGCGATCGGGAGATTGATCGGCGACGCGGATCTCCGCGCGCGGCTCGGCATCGCCGGGCGGGAGAAGGCGAAGCGCGAGTTCGACCGGGCGCGGCTGGCGCGCGAGATCGTTCCCCTCTACCGCTCGCTGGGGATGTGA
- a CDS encoding glycosyltransferase: protein MRVLHVYAGNLYGGVEAMLATIARHRGAVPEMETRFALAYEGRLAGELRDAGAPVAILGGARISRSWTVWSARRAMGKAIMSEKPDISIFHSAWTHGIFAPAARRADVPAVFWLHDAVSGGAAERLARRTPPRLAICTSEFVRATLPKLFPHAEGEVVHPAVAALPDVAVDRVAVRAELGTEAESVVIVQASRMEPWKGHRVHLEALGLLRDDPRWTCWLAGGAQRPHELRHRDEMQALAARLGIAERVRWLGERRDVPRLLAAADVLCQPNLGPEPFGITFVEAMYAGLPVIGAALGGAREIVTDATGVLVPPDDPSATAEALRMLIGDAEMRARLGAAGPARARELCDPEMQMRKLHGILTAGAA from the coding sequence ATGCGCGTGCTGCACGTGTACGCCGGGAACCTGTACGGCGGCGTGGAGGCCATGCTGGCGACCATCGCCCGCCACCGCGGCGCCGTGCCGGAGATGGAGACGCGCTTCGCGCTGGCGTACGAGGGACGGCTTGCCGGCGAGCTGCGGGACGCGGGCGCGCCCGTCGCCATCCTCGGCGGCGCGCGCATCTCCCGCTCGTGGACGGTGTGGAGCGCGCGGCGGGCGATGGGGAAGGCGATCATGTCGGAAAAACCCGACATATCCATCTTCCACTCCGCATGGACGCACGGCATCTTCGCGCCGGCGGCGCGGCGCGCGGACGTCCCCGCCGTCTTCTGGCTGCACGACGCGGTCTCCGGCGGCGCGGCGGAGCGGCTGGCGCGGCGGACGCCGCCGAGGCTCGCCATCTGCACCAGCGAGTTCGTCCGCGCCACCCTGCCGAAGCTCTTCCCGCACGCGGAGGGCGAGGTGGTGCACCCGGCCGTCGCCGCGCTGCCTGATGTCGCCGTCGACCGCGTGGCGGTGCGCGCGGAGCTCGGGACGGAGGCGGAGTCCGTCGTCATCGTCCAGGCGAGCCGGATGGAGCCGTGGAAGGGGCACCGCGTCCATCTCGAGGCACTCGGGCTGCTGAGGGACGATCCGCGCTGGACCTGCTGGTTGGCCGGCGGCGCCCAGCGCCCGCACGAGCTGCGGCACCGCGACGAGATGCAGGCGTTGGCCGCGCGGCTGGGGATCGCGGAGCGCGTGCGCTGGCTGGGCGAGCGCCGGGACGTGCCGCGCCTGCTCGCGGCGGCGGACGTGCTCTGCCAGCCGAACCTTGGACCGGAGCCCTTCGGGATCACCTTCGTGGAAGCCATGTACGCCGGACTCCCCGTGATCGGCGCGGCGCTGGGCGGCGCGCGAGAGATCGTGACCGACGCCACCGGCGTGCTCGTCCCCCCGGACGATCCGTCCGCCACCGCGGAGGCGCTGCGGATGCTCATCGGGGACGCGGAGATGCGGGCGCGGCTCGGCGCGGCGGGGCCCGCGCGCGCCCGCGAGCTGTGCGATCCGGAGATGCAGATGCGGAAGCTGCACGGCATCCTCACGGCGGGGGCGGCGTGA
- a CDS encoding class I SAM-dependent methyltransferase yields MTQLTVEERARRSLGASGSAIYRMVADAIAARHAGGGTLVDVGCGSGNLWPFVRDRFDRYVGIDAVRYDGFPADGELVAANLDADELPISPASADVVAAVETIEHLENPRAFVRTLARLVKPGGWIIVTTPNQLSLASRVLLLTRGHHHAFGEASYPAHITALLEVDLRRIAAECGLAEVAVEYSGSARVVFTAAHYPRWMSRLWPRGLSDNVLLAGRKP; encoded by the coding sequence GTGACGCAGCTCACGGTGGAGGAGCGCGCGCGCCGCAGCCTGGGCGCCAGCGGCAGCGCCATCTACCGCATGGTGGCCGATGCCATCGCCGCGCGGCACGCGGGCGGCGGGACGCTCGTCGACGTGGGATGCGGGAGCGGGAACCTGTGGCCGTTCGTCCGCGACCGCTTCGACCGCTACGTGGGGATCGACGCCGTGCGCTACGACGGGTTTCCGGCCGACGGCGAGCTGGTGGCCGCCAACCTGGACGCGGACGAGCTTCCCATCTCCCCCGCCAGCGCCGACGTGGTGGCGGCGGTGGAGACCATCGAGCACCTGGAGAACCCGCGCGCCTTCGTCCGCACCCTCGCCAGACTCGTGAAGCCGGGGGGATGGATCATCGTCACCACGCCCAACCAGCTGTCGCTGGCCAGCCGCGTGCTGCTGCTGACGCGCGGCCACCACCACGCCTTCGGCGAGGCGAGCTACCCGGCGCACATCACCGCGCTGCTGGAGGTGGACCTGCGCCGCATCGCCGCGGAGTGCGGGCTGGCGGAGGTGGCCGTGGAGTACAGCGGGAGCGCGCGCGTGGTCTTCACCGCGGCCCACTATCCCCGCTGGATGTCACGCCTGTGGCCGCGCGGGCTGTCGGACAACGTGCTGCTGGCGGGGCGGAAGCCGTGA
- a CDS encoding FkbM family methyltransferase gives MSALRSIARALLPRGVRNALRAPGKSARRALHEALYRAGRHPVLEVRPGWRMRCHPAAYPVIAQHQLRDPEQAAELDRFIAGCAPGMVLFDVGAHYGVFTIAALHYGGPAARAVALDPSPAAVRVARAQARLNGGAQRVRVVQAAAGDGAGMVRLVAVGVQAEGFYVPADAAGGGLEVPQVTLDALAAETGLAPTHVKIDVEGGEAAVLRGARGLLSSPHPPVLFLELHNQMIREQGGDPAEAPALLAALGYRVEGEDGAVLEGAALATPAMLRVVARKP, from the coding sequence GTGAGCGCGCTCCGCAGCATCGCCCGCGCGCTCCTGCCGCGCGGCGTGCGCAACGCCCTGCGCGCGCCGGGGAAATCGGCGCGGCGCGCGTTGCACGAGGCGCTGTACCGCGCCGGGCGGCACCCGGTGCTGGAGGTGCGCCCCGGCTGGCGGATGCGCTGCCACCCCGCGGCGTACCCGGTGATCGCCCAGCACCAGCTGCGCGACCCCGAGCAGGCGGCCGAGCTGGACCGCTTCATCGCCGGGTGCGCGCCGGGGATGGTGCTGTTCGACGTGGGCGCGCACTACGGCGTGTTCACCATCGCCGCCCTGCACTACGGCGGTCCCGCGGCGCGCGCGGTGGCGCTGGACCCCTCGCCCGCGGCGGTGCGGGTGGCGCGGGCGCAGGCGCGGCTGAACGGCGGCGCGCAACGCGTCCGCGTGGTACAGGCAGCCGCGGGCGACGGCGCGGGAATGGTGCGCCTGGTGGCCGTCGGCGTGCAGGCGGAAGGCTTCTACGTCCCCGCCGACGCGGCAGGCGGAGGCCTGGAGGTGCCGCAGGTGACGCTGGACGCGCTGGCGGCGGAAACCGGGCTGGCGCCGACGCACGTGAAGATCGACGTGGAGGGCGGCGAGGCGGCGGTGCTGCGCGGCGCGCGCGGGCTCCTCTCGTCTCCCCATCCCCCCGTGCTCTTTCTGGAGCTGCACAACCAGATGATCCGCGAGCAGGGCGGCGATCCCGCCGAGGCGCCGGCGCTGCTGGCCGCGCTGGGGTACCGCGTGGAAGGCGAGGACGGCGCCGTGCTGGAGGGCGCCGCGCTGGCCACGCCGGCGATGCTGCGCGTCGTGGCGAGGAAGCCGTGA
- a CDS encoding glycosyltransferase family 4 protein gives MTPWLIAAGDFVRTGGMDAANFALASHLARSGRETHLVAHRVDPELAAMPGVHVHRVPRPLRSHLLGFPLLDYAAEYQRGRLARSSRVAALANGGNFPARATWLHYVHAAYRPEIAGRPLRRMVERAARWKALRDERHVASRARTVIANSELTARHAVELLAAHPARVHTVYYGADPERFRPPTPEERGAARAALRLDGDAPAVAFVGALGDRRKGFDTLFHAFHFLCAREPGWDVTLLVVGAGGELEEWKRRAAAARLGHCIRFLGFRGDVREVLWACDAVVSPARYEAYGLAVQEALCTGLPAVVSRRAGVAERIPAPLDALLIEDPGSVPEVAERLRAWRGEMEMHRAAAADLSAELREWTWDRMAERIVELVESEMGGRHG, from the coding sequence ATGACCCCCTGGCTGATCGCGGCGGGGGACTTCGTGCGGACGGGGGGGATGGACGCGGCGAACTTCGCCCTGGCGTCGCATCTGGCGCGCTCGGGGCGCGAGACGCATCTCGTCGCGCACCGCGTGGACCCGGAGCTCGCGGCGATGCCCGGCGTGCACGTCCACCGCGTGCCGCGCCCGCTGCGGTCGCATCTCCTCGGCTTTCCGCTGCTGGACTACGCGGCGGAGTACCAGCGCGGGCGGCTGGCCCGCTCGAGTCGCGTGGCGGCGCTGGCGAACGGCGGCAACTTTCCCGCGCGGGCGACCTGGCTGCACTACGTCCACGCGGCGTACCGCCCCGAGATCGCCGGGCGGCCGCTGCGCCGGATGGTGGAGCGCGCCGCGCGCTGGAAGGCGCTGCGCGACGAGCGCCACGTGGCGTCCCGCGCCCGCACGGTCATCGCCAACTCCGAGCTGACCGCGCGGCACGCGGTGGAGCTGCTGGCCGCGCACCCGGCGCGCGTGCACACCGTGTACTACGGCGCGGACCCGGAGCGCTTCCGCCCGCCCACGCCGGAGGAGCGCGGGGCCGCGCGGGCGGCGCTGCGGCTGGACGGCGACGCGCCCGCGGTGGCGTTCGTCGGCGCGCTGGGGGACCGGCGCAAGGGCTTCGACACGCTCTTCCACGCCTTCCACTTTCTCTGCGCGCGCGAGCCGGGGTGGGACGTCACGCTGCTCGTGGTCGGCGCGGGCGGCGAGCTGGAGGAGTGGAAGCGGCGCGCGGCGGCGGCGCGGCTGGGGCACTGCATCCGCTTCCTCGGCTTCCGCGGTGACGTGCGCGAGGTGCTGTGGGCGTGCGACGCGGTGGTCTCGCCCGCGCGCTACGAGGCGTACGGGCTGGCGGTGCAGGAGGCGCTGTGCACCGGCCTTCCCGCGGTCGTCAGCCGGCGCGCGGGGGTGGCGGAGCGCATCCCCGCGCCGCTGGACGCGCTGCTGATCGAGGATCCCGGCAGCGTTCCCGAGGTCGCGGAGCGGCTGCGGGCCTGGCGGGGGGAGATGGAGATGCATCGCGCCGCGGCGGCGGATCTGTCGGCCGAACTGCGCGAATGGACGTGGGACCGGATGGCGGAGCGGATCGTGGAACTGGTGGAGAGCGAGATGGGCGGCCGGCATGGCTGA
- a CDS encoding class I SAM-dependent methyltransferase, with the protein MADATAGEAATAHAGFTPVPACWICGGTELRPVNRAIFEFGEYRRQDPELARYTGATVDLVRCARCGFGQPAALPSLERFFDRMYDQRWSREWMADEFRDATKDLIFRSVLGGLAKRLPPARRTLLDVGAHVGRLIHVASKAGWTVEGVEVNPSTSAYAVEATGLTVHRAGLRDLADEGRRFDAVTMVDVLEHIPEPVGALKAAVKLLAPGGWIAVKVPEGRNQLRKELIRGRVRPGYRPTVADNLVHVNHFTAESLRRGMEQAGLESVTVGSAAPVLPPHSAGAARRIAGSVLPMAFWTISRTLPGGVRSPLALNLIAFGRQPG; encoded by the coding sequence ATGGCTGACGCGACGGCGGGAGAGGCGGCAACGGCGCACGCCGGGTTCACCCCCGTGCCCGCCTGCTGGATCTGCGGCGGAACGGAGCTGCGCCCGGTGAACCGCGCCATCTTCGAGTTCGGCGAGTACCGGCGGCAGGATCCCGAGCTGGCGCGCTACACCGGCGCCACGGTCGATCTCGTCCGCTGCGCGCGCTGCGGCTTCGGGCAGCCGGCGGCGCTCCCGTCGCTGGAGCGCTTCTTCGACCGCATGTACGACCAGCGCTGGTCGCGCGAGTGGATGGCCGACGAGTTCCGCGACGCCACCAAGGACCTCATCTTCCGCTCCGTCCTCGGTGGCCTGGCGAAGCGCCTTCCGCCGGCCCGGCGCACGCTGCTGGACGTGGGCGCGCACGTCGGCCGGCTCATCCACGTCGCATCGAAGGCTGGATGGACGGTCGAGGGTGTGGAGGTGAACCCCAGCACCTCCGCCTACGCCGTCGAGGCGACGGGGCTCACCGTCCACCGCGCGGGGCTGCGCGACCTGGCCGACGAGGGGCGGCGGTTCGACGCGGTGACGATGGTGGACGTGCTGGAGCACATCCCCGAGCCGGTGGGCGCGCTGAAGGCCGCCGTGAAGCTGCTGGCGCCGGGAGGATGGATCGCGGTGAAGGTGCCCGAGGGGCGCAACCAGCTGCGCAAGGAGCTGATCCGCGGGCGGGTGCGGCCCGGCTACCGGCCCACCGTGGCCGACAACCTGGTGCATGTGAACCACTTCACCGCCGAATCGCTGCGGCGCGGGATGGAGCAGGCGGGGCTGGAGAGCGTCACCGTGGGCTCGGCGGCGCCGGTGCTGCCGCCGCACTCCGCGGGCGCCGCGCGGCGGATCGCCGGGAGCGTGCTGCCGATGGCGTTCTGGACGATCTCGCGCACGCTTCCCGGCGGGGTGAGGTCGCCGCTAGCGCTGAACCTGATCGCGTTCGGGCGGCAGCCGGGGTAG
- a CDS encoding FkbM family methyltransferase, which translates to MTPRWMKAAAHLSRLPELARCAVRLRPPVRAARAYLGLGARYPFELATRRGTRFTVGGFHDLATAWVIFCRGEYAVDPGARCIVDLGANFGAFTLLAAETAPGARIAAVEPFPAEFARLQANVAANGFGDRVRCLRVAVAAEAGERRMEVGDAPAQSRGLLPPDAAPASSVAVAAQPLADILRRAMEDAGTARIDLVKMDVEGAEHELIPQLTADVLAPVDAWQMEYHPNAPSAPLFAALERAGLRLVRDLRFHPDSGVAWFRRGNPPATA; encoded by the coding sequence ATGACACCACGCTGGATGAAGGCCGCCGCGCACCTGAGCCGGCTTCCCGAGCTGGCCCGCTGCGCCGTGCGCCTGCGCCCCCCCGTCCGCGCCGCGCGCGCGTACCTGGGGCTGGGCGCGCGCTACCCGTTCGAGCTGGCGACGCGGCGCGGCACGCGCTTCACCGTGGGCGGCTTCCACGACCTGGCCACCGCCTGGGTGATCTTCTGCCGCGGCGAGTACGCGGTGGATCCCGGCGCGCGCTGCATCGTGGACCTGGGCGCCAACTTCGGCGCCTTCACCCTCCTTGCGGCGGAGACGGCACCGGGCGCCCGCATCGCCGCCGTCGAGCCCTTCCCCGCCGAGTTCGCGCGGCTGCAGGCCAACGTCGCCGCCAACGGCTTCGGCGACCGCGTGCGCTGCCTCCGGGTGGCCGTCGCGGCGGAAGCGGGGGAGCGGCGGATGGAGGTGGGCGACGCGCCCGCGCAGTCCCGCGGCCTTCTCCCCCCCGACGCCGCGCCCGCGTCCTCCGTCGCCGTGGCCGCCCAGCCGCTCGCCGACATCCTCCGCCGCGCGATGGAGGATGCGGGCACGGCGCGCATCGACCTGGTGAAGATGGACGTCGAGGGCGCCGAGCACGAATTGATCCCCCAGCTCACCGCCGACGTGCTCGCGCCGGTGGACGCGTGGCAGATGGAGTACCATCCCAACGCCCCTTCCGCCCCGCTCTTCGCCGCGCTGGAGCGCGCCGGGCTGCGCCTCGTGCGGGATCTGCGGTTCCATCCCGACTCGGGCGTGGCGTGGTTCCGGCGCGGGAATCCTCCCGCCACGGCTTAG
- a CDS encoding glycosyltransferase family 2 protein, with translation MNPDLSAAEATPELSVVIATHDNLAMLRRCLDGWRRHATGAPVELIVIADGCRDGTDAYLDELARTDWGRAHLRWGHTPDVHELMCTNLGISRARAPLVMSWHDDMFLQAGWFVPELLSTFREIPELGLLCLSRGLNFTPVLEPLETWHDTIDWKRVQSTIGPAPLNWMRIHEVDAVIRPWVVRKECIAKVGALDEAFRPTEWDEADLAYRIRAAGWKVGAHGYERDRAYEHAVSSTLGRTPSERRMALGLRNAKLFFERWGETIRREHPRERTHWRRRATAAGWRAMLAQAARHAAGRGQAG, from the coding sequence GTGAACCCTGACCTCTCCGCGGCCGAGGCCACGCCCGAGCTTTCGGTCGTCATCGCCACGCACGACAACCTGGCGATGCTGCGCCGCTGCCTGGACGGCTGGCGGCGCCACGCCACGGGCGCGCCGGTGGAGCTGATCGTGATCGCCGACGGCTGCCGCGACGGCACCGACGCGTACCTGGACGAGCTGGCGCGCACCGACTGGGGGCGCGCGCACCTGCGCTGGGGGCACACGCCCGACGTGCACGAGCTGATGTGCACCAACCTGGGCATCTCGCGCGCCCGCGCGCCGCTGGTGATGAGCTGGCACGACGACATGTTCCTGCAGGCCGGCTGGTTCGTCCCCGAGCTCCTCTCCACCTTCCGCGAGATCCCCGAGCTGGGGCTGCTCTGCCTTTCGCGCGGGCTGAACTTCACCCCGGTGCTGGAGCCTCTGGAGACCTGGCACGACACCATCGACTGGAAGCGCGTGCAGAGCACCATCGGCCCGGCGCCGCTGAACTGGATGCGCATCCACGAGGTCGACGCGGTCATCCGCCCGTGGGTGGTGCGCAAGGAGTGCATCGCGAAAGTGGGCGCGCTGGACGAGGCGTTCCGGCCGACGGAGTGGGACGAGGCGGACCTGGCGTACCGGATCCGCGCCGCGGGGTGGAAGGTCGGCGCGCACGGCTACGAGCGCGACCGGGCGTACGAGCACGCGGTCAGCTCCACGCTGGGGCGCACGCCGTCGGAGCGGCGGATGGCGCTGGGGCTGCGCAACGCGAAGCTCTTCTTCGAGCGCTGGGGGGAGACCATTCGCCGCGAGCACCCGCGCGAGCGCACGCACTGGCGCCGCCGCGCGACCGCGGCCGGGTGGCGCGCGATGCTGGCACAGGCCGCGCGGCACGCCGCGGGGCGCGGGCAGGCGGGGTGA
- a CDS encoding FkbM family methyltransferase, producing the protein MLNLRWMRTHLARWVPERVKAPFRARLFGYRGHALEPGKLDSGAECVDVSFLGLEFRAPHAAYDDLLYHVADNGDSIEELDAVIRIARETGGTLLDVGAARGLISTVFCLARDGNRAVAMEPSPVQVRDAREMAALNGIERRLEVRQVAAGREPGEARGGVDEMGLIDFSPPRGVQTFAVLITTLDDEVRRMGRAPEVVKIDVEGHELEVLRGARELLARKPVLLLELHLDLLDHGGGDGAEALVELLAGHGYHFETSAGQPLSARAVLHSPNAVLRLVAR; encoded by the coding sequence ATGCTGAACCTCCGCTGGATGCGGACGCACCTGGCGCGCTGGGTGCCGGAGCGGGTGAAGGCCCCGTTTCGCGCGCGGCTGTTCGGGTACCGCGGCCACGCGCTGGAGCCGGGGAAGCTGGACTCCGGCGCGGAGTGCGTGGACGTGTCGTTCCTCGGGCTGGAGTTCCGCGCGCCGCACGCCGCGTACGACGACCTGCTCTACCACGTCGCCGACAACGGCGATTCGATCGAGGAGCTGGACGCGGTGATCCGCATCGCCCGCGAGACGGGGGGGACGCTGCTGGACGTGGGTGCGGCGCGCGGCCTCATCTCCACCGTCTTCTGCCTGGCGCGCGACGGCAACCGCGCGGTGGCGATGGAGCCCTCGCCCGTGCAGGTGCGCGACGCGCGGGAGATGGCGGCGCTGAACGGCATCGAGCGGCGGCTGGAGGTGCGGCAGGTGGCCGCGGGGCGCGAGCCGGGGGAGGCGCGCGGCGGGGTGGACGAGATGGGACTGATCGACTTCTCGCCGCCGCGCGGGGTGCAGACCTTCGCCGTCCTCATCACCACCCTCGACGACGAGGTGCGGCGGATGGGACGGGCGCCCGAGGTGGTGAAGATCGACGTGGAGGGGCACGAGCTGGAGGTGCTGCGCGGCGCGCGCGAGCTGCTGGCGCGGAAGCCCGTGCTGCTGCTGGAGCTGCATCTGGACCTGCTGGACCACGGCGGCGGCGACGGCGCCGAAGCGCTGGTCGAGCTGCTGGCCGGCCACGGCTACCACTTCGAGACCTCCGCCGGCCAGCCGCTCTCCGCCCGCGCGGTGCTGCACTCGCCGAACGCCGTCCTGCGCCTGGTTGCGCGGTGA
- a CDS encoding glycosyltransferase family 4 protein, whose translation MSALRVLFVNTGILGHRSVARLVREAIAADAGIEAVHVDLSAELTAGERVARRLLAMGPRPGTAAGALTAARFRHELDAGVRAARRIAALEAKMGRFDVLHFHPQPAAWASLRRMRRTPSVVSIDITQRLASLEAPPGVVRRDYRLPAGRDRRVFRAAAAIISTSRWAADDLAAEQPECARKVRVMPYPVPLDGFGAEWAEERRAKSGDELVRVLFVGGDFARKGGAELLEAWRAGGFAERARLTLVTDAPLDALPPGVDAVRGIRAYTPAWFALWRAADVFAMPTRGEAFGMVYQEAAAAGIPAIGTAINAIPEIVVDGETGILVPPGDGDALVAALRRLIESPEQRWAMGTAARRRIEETGSTSIYGKQLGMVIREAAAGGARG comes from the coding sequence GTGAGCGCGCTCCGCGTCCTCTTCGTCAACACGGGGATCCTGGGCCACCGCTCCGTCGCCCGGCTGGTGCGCGAGGCCATCGCGGCGGACGCGGGGATCGAGGCGGTGCACGTCGACCTCTCCGCCGAGCTGACGGCGGGGGAGCGGGTCGCGCGGCGGCTGCTGGCGATGGGGCCGCGGCCGGGGACGGCGGCGGGGGCGCTCACCGCGGCGCGCTTCCGGCACGAGCTGGACGCGGGAGTGCGCGCGGCCCGGCGCATCGCCGCGCTGGAGGCGAAGATGGGGAGATTCGACGTCCTCCACTTCCATCCCCAGCCGGCGGCGTGGGCCAGCCTGCGGCGGATGCGCCGGACGCCGTCGGTCGTCTCCATCGACATCACCCAGCGCCTCGCGTCCCTCGAAGCGCCGCCGGGCGTCGTGCGGCGGGACTACCGTCTCCCCGCCGGGCGCGACCGCCGCGTCTTCCGCGCCGCCGCGGCCATCATCTCCACCTCGCGCTGGGCGGCGGACGATCTCGCCGCGGAGCAGCCGGAGTGCGCGCGGAAGGTGCGGGTGATGCCGTATCCCGTGCCGCTGGACGGCTTCGGCGCGGAATGGGCGGAGGAGCGCCGCGCGAAGTCCGGGGACGAGCTCGTGCGCGTCCTCTTCGTCGGAGGCGACTTCGCGCGGAAGGGCGGGGCGGAGCTGCTGGAGGCGTGGCGCGCGGGCGGGTTCGCGGAGCGAGCGCGGCTCACGCTGGTCACCGACGCGCCGCTGGACGCGCTTCCGCCGGGCGTCGACGCCGTCCGCGGCATCCGCGCGTACACGCCGGCGTGGTTCGCGCTCTGGCGCGCGGCCGACGTCTTCGCCATGCCCACGCGCGGCGAGGCGTTCGGGATGGTGTACCAGGAGGCGGCGGCCGCGGGGATCCCCGCGATCGGCACCGCCATCAACGCCATTCCGGAGATCGTGGTCGATGGCGAGACGGGCATCCTGGTCCCGCCAGGGGATGGGGACGCGCTCGTGGCGGCGCTCCGGCGGTTGATCGAATCACCCGAACAGCGATGGGCGATGGGGACGGCGGCGCGCAGACGGATCGAGGAGACGGGCTCCACCTCCATCTACGGAAAGCAGTTGGGGATGGTGATCCGCGAGGCGGCGGCGGGAGGCGCGCGTGGCTGA
- a CDS encoding FkbM family methyltransferase, with protein MADEPEVAHSHAYRKETAIEGLGARFRGIVPDGALRRWLRAAYRAAVRLRTGGSVTSRLPRGEAVRLLPEYRFVTWNPAEYEAFRAAAKPGGVALDVGANVGAYALLLGQWVRPGGRVFAFEPAPEAFAGLSEHVCLNDLAATVVPVRAAAAASSGTATLATDGISGANRLADEPGGETVRTVTVDEFCAREGITPSFIKIDVEGAELDVLRGARATIRAAGDALALFVEMHPTIWRGMGISAADLQAELALQGLRAEPLRDVADPWALEGECLRLVRG; from the coding sequence GTGGCTGACGAGCCGGAGGTGGCGCACAGCCACGCGTATCGCAAGGAGACGGCGATCGAAGGGCTCGGCGCGCGCTTCCGCGGCATCGTGCCGGACGGCGCCCTGCGCCGCTGGCTGCGCGCCGCCTACCGCGCCGCCGTCCGCCTGCGCACCGGCGGCAGCGTCACCTCGCGCCTCCCGCGCGGCGAGGCGGTGCGGCTCCTTCCCGAGTACCGCTTCGTCACCTGGAATCCCGCCGAGTACGAGGCCTTCCGCGCGGCGGCGAAGCCCGGCGGCGTCGCCCTCGACGTGGGCGCGAACGTCGGCGCGTACGCGCTGCTGCTGGGGCAGTGGGTGCGCCCGGGCGGCCGCGTCTTCGCCTTCGAGCCCGCGCCCGAGGCGTTCGCGGGGCTGTCCGAACACGTTTGCCTGAACGACCTCGCCGCGACCGTCGTCCCCGTGCGCGCCGCCGCCGCCGCGTCGAGCGGGACGGCCACGCTGGCCACGGACGGCATCTCCGGCGCCAACCGGCTGGCGGACGAGCCCGGCGGCGAGACGGTGCGGACCGTTACGGTGGACGAGTTCTGCGCGCGCGAGGGCATCACCCCGTCGTTCATCAAGATCGACGTGGAGGGCGCCGAGCTGGACGTGCTCCGCGGCGCCCGCGCCACCATCCGCGCCGCGGGCGATGCGCTGGCACTGTTCGTGGAGATGCACCCCACCATCTGGCGCGGAATGGGCATCTCCGCCGCGGACTTGCAGGCCGAGCTGGCGCTGCAGGGCCTCCGCGCCGAGCCGCTGCGCGACGTGGCGGACCCGTGGGCGCTGGAGGGGGAGTGTTTGCGGCTGGTGCGGGGGTGA